The nucleotide window CCAGACGATATCAGGAGTTTGCAGGGCCAGACCCCGAAGCGGGGCCTCCGGCAAGAAGACGCTTCTCACCAGCTCCTGCTTCGGGGAGGGATGGGCAATGGCGAAGAGACTCTCGTCGGGGTCCTTCAGTTCTGACAGTTCGGTAATCTTTGCTTCAATGGTGGTCCCCGGCTCGGGATTTGTTACCAGGAGATAGGGGACAAGCTTTTCCTTGAATCTTTTGTAATCCTTGAATTCCACCGAGTATCCTGGGATTCCCACATAATTTAGCAGACCATAGCTGCCTTCGAAACAAATGGCGGAAAACGCGATGTTCTCGACCGGCGCAACGCCAACCTTCGTCTGGAAGCGGAGACAAGAATTGGCTAGCGGTGAATTCGGCGGCTTGCTGATAAGCGTATTGCTCTGTTTCAACACCTCAAGCACGGGCAGGGGGTCGAGCAGCGCTGTTACCAACTCGCGCAGCCACAAGGCATAATAATCATCTTCATCCTGTTCGAAGATTTTGTCGCCGTTGATGATGAGCGTCTGCGTGAAGTCGGGGGACTGGATCGTCCGGCGCCATTTATCGGGAGCAACCCAGAAGACCTCGATGTCCGCAATCCGATCCGTCTCCGGACTATCCTTCTCCAGGATCTTCGCCTTAAGATGGAAGGGTGGACTGCCTGGCGTGGTGAGCTTCGACTGGGCCACGGCATGTTCGGCAGCTTCCCCTATGGGAATCTGCTGAGCGAAGGTAGCCGCCGACAGGCTGACCACCAATCCGCTGAGTGCTAACAACCCCACACCAACTTTCATAATCGCCTCATGTGGCCTACCAGCATAAATTTCGGGTCAGAATTTCACATTCCAAAAACTGTCCTTTGATTTGGTCCCGGGTGGGACGAGTGCCTTGGAATTTTGGAATGTGGAATCCTGGCCTCAGAATGCTTTCATCGCGGCATCTGTTGTACCACTGCCCGGAGTTCTGGCTCCTTGGCTCTAATTTGCCAAGTGAGATTTTCGAATTGTGGAAACTTCAGCACCTCTTCGCATTCCCTCATGGCATCAGCATACCGCTTCAGGACTTCAAGGCACTGCACTTTCCAAAAGTGCGCTGAGGCGACCTCGTATTCATCATTCGGGAGTTCAGCAATAATCCGATCGAAAATCTCCATTGCGATGCGCGGATTGGAATGGATGCTCGCCCACCCAATGCTCGTTATGAGGTCAGCTATGTTCACCCTTGGATCCGAATTCTTTTTCGCCATATCAAAGAGTTCATCGAGCGACAGTCCTCCGAGTGCATACATAGCTCGATATGCGTTCCTTCTGACCTCAGGATCTCCTTGGATTGCCGCGTCTTTCAAAATCGGCATTGCTCGCTTGTCCCCTATTTCACCGAGACTGCTGGCAATCACACCACCGAAGACAAAAGGAATCTCAGTGCATCCATTCTTGCTCCCCAGTCCATATCGTTTTCTGGTTCCATCGGGTTCCTTCGCAAAGAAATTGCGACTCAAGAGTTTGATAAAAAAAGGTAAGACTCGCGCATCTTTGGACTTGACGAGCGCGGAACAGGCATATATCCAGCCGTCCTGCTGCTTTTCCACCATATCCATGAGGGGCGGAACAGACAGCTCGAGGTGTCTTGCCAGGTAATCGATCGCACTCCATTGAGACCCATTCCTCGGATGCGCTAAGGCATCAATTGCCCCTGCCACGCTGGAGTAGTCCCGATCACTCGTCGCCGTGGCCACCGAAATGAGGCTGGTAACAAGAATCCAAACTGTGCAATGAGCAACAGCTCGTCGAGCTAATCTATGCATAAGAATGAATGTGGCAGTTGCTCGCCAGCGCCTCCCAAGTGAGCTCTGGCGTCCCCGGCCTCATGGGGATGGACTGAGAACTGAAATGCAGTCGCCAATGTGCAGAATGCAGAGCTCTAACAATTCTGACCCCAATAATAGAGTTCAATTTGCATCCACCCTTACAATTTGGAATCCCTGTAACACATGTGAATAATGGGCAGTGCCATCAAAGTAGTACTCTGCGTGTGATACTCCTTTGTATTTGAAACTGAATCGAATTTCCAACTGAGACGAGCCACTCGTTATCGCTGAATACGTTCCGTCTGATACATATCCCGTAAGCATTTCCTCTGTCTGTGGTGGAAGAACATGCGTGGCAGGGCCGATATGCCCGATGGGGTATCCAGTTTTCTGCCCATTGATATAAAATCCCCACTCTATCGTTAACTCGCACGCAGGTACACTTCCTACATTCTTGAATATGAAAACGACGGACAATTTCCTATTCACAGGGTCATCCTCTGCGCGTGAGTCATCAACTGTTAAGTAGGGTCTGTGTGTCAGTTCTAGGATTTTTTGAGCGACTTGAGCTGATCTCTTTGTAGCACGCCAATGTCCCAAAGAAACAATTGCATAAACCACGGTCGCAACAGCTATTACTGCAGTTGCAATTGCAGTAACGGTTGCTGGATCACGCCACCACTGGGTGAGATTGTGCGCATCATAAAGTCCAAAAACAAATCTCGCGAAGGTCATATCAGTTACCTGATTTTGAAATTACTACTTGGCCTGACAACTTCCGCGCCAGCCAGGGCGGATTTGTGGATGTTCGATCGTGTGAGTCGCGTCTCGGCCTTTGGGCATTTGTTTTTGGCAGCGACACCGGGCCGGGATCTTACAGCGCGGTCAAGATTGTTAATTAGGATGACCCAACTCATGGGGAAGTTACAAAAAACCAATTGCAGTTGTCACAACGCGCGTTCCGGCTCGATTAGATTCACGGGGGATTATGCTCGGTCGTTTCCTCTAACGATTAATCATTCCTTGTACAGTTCACTTGCTTATGCAACGAAAACAAACATCGGTCTCGATCCAAGCGTCTGCTTGCATTTCGTCGGCGCGCTCTAGTGCCCGTTTGCAGGCAGAAGCTTCGTCGTCGAGTGGTCCCTCTAAAAACACATCAGAAGGCAACCTATGCAAATATAAGTTATAAACATAGATCTCACCAGCTAGATCCCGAGCGGACTTCTTTCGAAAAATCAAGATATCATCCTCGCTAATTCCCACCCGTAATCACCTCCGAGTTCACCGTTCTAATCTTTCATATCGAGTCTTTGCCCATCGCAAGAGCATATCACACGGCGAAAAAGCGGGTCAGACCTGGACATAGAACTGAACAGAACTGACCTTGGGCAATAATCAAAATGGGATCAATTATGACGACGGGCGGCGATGCCGGCACTTATCGCGCCCGTCGACGAAGTGCCCGACGTGCCTCGGTCAATCGGCGGCGATGATCGCAGTAAGGTTGAGCATACGTGACGAACTCTTCGCGGGATAAGTTCCTGCCCAAATCCGGCACCACATCCCACAACGATTGGGCTTTCTCCAGATCCGCACACTCTTTCACATCACATTCCGCACAGGTACCGAAACCCTTCGTCCGACAGCAGTGGCGCGCCTTGCAGGTGCGGCTGGTGTGAAACAGTTCTTCGTCTGGACCGAGACAACCGCCACAAGAGATGTTTTCGACCGTCTCGTTCAAATGGTAAATCCTCTGCCAGGCAGCCACGGTTCGCTTCTGGTGCGCCACCCCCCTGGCGCCCCCATGGTAGGCCGGACAATCCGAGCACAGAACTCCGCAAGCGGACATCATCCTAGTCATCTCGTTCTCCTTTCTTCCGCCTATCAATCTTCAATCATCCTCAGGTTAGAGTGATCGATGGCGTCTCGATTTGTTTTTGTTTCTTCATTCGATGGAACGCGAATGTGGCCCTGACACAACTGAGGAAAACGGCTGAAAAGATTATCAAAAGGACCAAATTGTATCCGCCTTTTCCTTTGAAAATCATATACAGCTGTCCGGCCGAATACAGCACCAACCCCACAACCGCTGCCGTGCGCGACAATTTCCGGATTCCAAACCCGACAGCCACAAAGATGGCCGCATCGAGGATCGCGGAGACGGGAACCCACTGGAAGATTGCAAAAAAAGTCGTCACTCCTGCGATCAAAAATGAAACCCACATTCCACGATCTGCAACCGACTTGATGTCAGATTCACGGTGCACATCAGGCCACAGCAGTTCCCGAATTCTTGAATGACTCTGTGGTGTATTGGAAGAAAGGCCGAGTTGCTGCATGCTTTCCCCTTTCATGAGGCATCGCCTGCCAATATACAGCACCCCAATGCGAGCTGATAGTCCCGGCGTGCGCCCCTGCGGATTGCGCCGGGGGTTCATAACAGAAAATTCGAATCAAACTCAAATCTTCAACAAATGGAATCTCCGACTTGCCCCCCCAACCCTCTTGACTCGAGAAGAACTCCGTGAAGCCCTGGGAAATTGACCGTCCCGTTTTATTGTCCCGGCTTCTGTGCCGACTGCGCCTCCTGCGCCTGTCGCACCAACTTCTTCAACTTGCCCTCGATCGAGGCGTCGCCGATGTGTTCATCCTGGAGCACGCCGTCGGCATCGATGGTGAAGGTGTGCGGAATGGCCTCAACGCCGAACAGCTTCGCCACCGGCCCCGTGAACCCGCCGTCGCGGCACTGCAGCCAGGTCATCCGGTTTTTCGAGATGAACTCCTTCCACTTCTGTTCATCGCTGTCGAGACTCACGCTCAGCACAACCAGAGGTTGGCCTTGAAAACTGTCAGCGATCTTGCGTAAATGCGGGAGCGCGGCCCGGCAGGGTCCACACCAGGTCGCCCAGAAGTCGACTAACACGACCTTTCCTTTCAGATCGTCGAGCGAAACCCGCTGTCCATCAAGTGTAGTGACCGCAAAGGGCGGCGCCATCCGTGCGCGTGCCAGTTCGGGCTGGCTGATATAGCGCAGCGCACGTTGGCGATCCACATCGCCCGCAGGCCTCATCTTCACAAACCGCTCGAACTGCGCCTTCGCCGCCTCGTCCTGTCTCAACCGGGCGAGCACCTGGCCGTCGGCAAAAACTGCCGCCGGGAAGTTCGCAAATGCCGCCAGCGCCTTGGTCATCTCGTCGTGGGCTCGCGTGAAGAGTTCATCCTTGCGTTTGTCCGACCCCTCGTACATCAGCACCAGGCCGAGTTGGTAGTGAGCAATGGCCAGCCAATCGCCACAATTTGAAGAGGGCCCGGATGGGGTCGCCTGGCCGATCAAAAGTGTAGAACTTCACAATCGGGAATTCAAGGAGAAAGCGTAACAGAGGAGTTCAGAGTTCATAGTTCTCAGAATTCATTCCCACGGCAGTGGATAGATTGGGGTCGGCTGCATGGATCAGGGTAGCAGGCATGGAAAAAGCCGACAATGCTCCGGAAGGGTATGCCTGTGATCCCAGCGCGGCCGCTTGGAAATTACCTTACACTGCAGAGGGGTTTGGTCTGCCTCTTGAAGCTTGCTTTTACATGAAATGTGGCTTTTGTTTGGAATTTGGATTTTACTTGGATTTTGGAGTTTGGATTTTGGAATTTGTTTCTCGAAAAATCTCCCCTTGATCATTGACAGGAGCAATGGTAGGATTCGCTGTCGATAACTGAGGGGAGGAAAATGAGCAAACCGACGGATCTGGTTCAGGGGACGCTGGACCTGCTGATCCTCAAGACCCTGGCGCTTGAGCCCATGCACGGGTGGGGCATCGCCCAGCGAATCCGGCAAGTGTCGATGGAAGTGCTCCAGGTGCATCAGGGGGCGTTGTACCCCGCCCTGCATCGCCTCGAGCAAAGCGGATGGATCCGGGCCAAATGGGGGGAGTCCGACAACAATCGCCGCGCCAAGTACTATTCACTCACAGCGGCAGGACGCAAGTACCTGGAGCAGGAGCAAGCCAACTGGCACAGGCTCGCCGCCGCCATCGGCCTGGTTCTGGAAACGACCTGAAAGATGGCGAGAGATATCAGGGTTGGGGCGCATCCGGGAATCGGAGGCACAAGAAACGATAATCGATCACACCCGAAATTAGTGCGCGTCAGATTCTGGCAGATCCCTGACCGGACACCGTGTGTGGGCCCGGGATCCCAAAGAAAGGGGCCCAGTTGCCGTGGCATATCGCTTTGAGCGGATGGTAAACCGGTACTATTGATTATGATCTTCCCCCGGATCCAGGACGTTGGATAGGACCGGGCTACTCTACTCCGAGGAGCGAAAACGATGATGCGCTGGATTTATAAGCTGCCGTTGCGCCTCCGCTCGCTGCTCCGCAAGGACAGCGTTGAGGAAGAACTCGGCGACGAACTCGGCTTCCATTTAGAAAAGCTGGTGGAGGAAAACGTTGCCAAGGGGATGACCCCGGAGGAAGCCCGACACGCGGCCAGGCGCGAGCTGGGCGGAGTGGAACAGATCAAGGAGGAGTGTCGAGATACGCGTCGGGTCAACTACATCGAAGATTTCATACACGATGTCCGATATGGCGTGCGCCAATTACGGCGCAGTCCCGGTTTCACGGCCGTTGCTGTCGTCACGCTCGCATTGGGCATCGGGGCCAACACGGCCATTTTCAGCGTGGTGAATGCCGTCCTGCTTCGCCCACTGCCGTACAAAGATCCCTCACAACTGGTTTGGGCCACCGAGCGCTTTGCATTCAACCACGGCGCCGCTACTGCGGTCAGCCCCGATTTCATTGGGTGGAAGGAAAACAACCGCGTCTTCCAACAGATTGGAGCGTTCGGAGGAGGCGTTGGTGCCAACATGACGAGGGCGGGCGAGCCCCTCCGCGTCAGCGTCACGAACGTGACCACGGAGCTCTTTCCCATGCTGGGCGTTCAGCCGATTGTGGGGCGCACGTTTCTGTCTTCAGAAGGCCGGCAGGGTCAGGAGCACGTCGCGCTCCTCAATGAAATGCTGTGGCGCGGGCGCTTTGGAGCGGAGCCGGCGATTGTGGGAAAGACCGTTCAACTCGATGGAACAGGTTACACCATAGTGGGTGTGATGCCGGCAAGCCTGCGCTACCCCCGGGCGGACGTGTGGACGCCTTTTGCACTCAACGGGGAGGCATTTTCACCCCAATCTCCCCGCTTGACACTCCTCACCGTGATCGGGCGCCTCAAGGGCGGGACGACCCCCGGCCAGGCGGAATCGAATCTCCAATTGATCGCCGAACAAATGAACCGGCAGTATCCGGCCCAGGCGGCGCGCTTTCGATCGAATGTGAGGGTAGAGGTGATTCGGCTTCATGAACTTTTGGTCCAAAACGTCCGCTCGCTGCTGCTGATTCTCCTGGCCGCAGTGGGGTTCGTCCTGCTGATCGCGTGCGCCAATGTGGCGAATCTCCTGCTTTCGCGGGGGGTGGCCCGACGCAGGGAGATGGCCGTGCGCGGAGCACTGGGCGCCCGGCGTCTGCGGCTCGTACGGCAGTTGCTGACGGAGGGGAGTGTGCTCGCCGCAGCCGGCGGGGGGCTCGGAGTCGTCGCGGGGTTCTGGGCTGCCGATCTCCTCAAGCAACTCATCCCTCCAAATCTTCCTTCGAACATTCGGCTTGACCCACAGATTCTGTTGTTCGTCGTCGGCCTCGCGTCCCTCGCCGTCATTTTGTTCGGACTTGCGCCCGCCGTGATTACCTCACACACCCACGTCAGCGGAGCGCTCAAGGAAGCGGGACAGGGCGCCGGCGGGAGCCGTAACACTCACCGTTTTCGAGGCCTTCTGCTGGTCGGCGAAATTGCACTGGCGTATGTCCTGTTGATGGGGGCGGGCCTTTTGGCACGAAGCTTTGTCCGGCTCACCGAAGTTGACCTGGGGTTCGAACCGCGTCACTTGCTGGTTGCGACGGTCCAACGGCCTCGGACCATTGGGTTCGATGCGCCTCAGCACGCCGCTTTCTACCGTGAGGTGCTCGAGCGCGTTCGGGCCTTGCCGGGGGTCGATGGCGCCGCGGTAACAACGCACTATCCTCTGGGATCAATTCAAAACGCTACTCTGGCGCTGAACATCCAA belongs to Terriglobia bacterium and includes:
- a CDS encoding energy transducer TonB translates to MKVGVGLLALSGLVVSLSAATFAQQIPIGEAAEHAVAQSKLTTPGSPPFHLKAKILEKDSPETDRIADIEVFWVAPDKWRRTIQSPDFTQTLIINGDKIFEQDEDDYYALWLRELVTALLDPLPVLEVLKQSNTLISKPPNSPLANSCLRFQTKVGVAPVENIAFSAICFEGSYGLLNYVGIPGYSVEFKDYKRFKEKLVPYLLVTNPEPGTTIEAKITELSELKDPDESLFAIAHPSPKQELVRSVFLPEAPLRGLALQTPDIVWPTVRGGKTSGVLSIYVSVDRSGHVRETFPGNSANPGLDDTVRQQVQKWQFKPAVSDGQPVQVEGYLTFAFNTKIENPVMLLSDAEARKLATHLIEPQIPPGAAPPGTTFVVRVSIGPDGKLLGAGNPNNVPSVLFLAGYEALQQWHFQPFLKDGKPDFYKADISFQVR
- a CDS encoding HEAT repeat domain-containing protein, giving the protein MDMVEKQQDGWIYACSALVKSKDARVLPFFIKLLSRNFFAKEPDGTRKRYGLGSKNGCTEIPFVFGGVIASSLGEIGDKRAMPILKDAAIQGDPEVRRNAYRAMYALGGLSLDELFDMAKKNSDPRVNIADLITSIGWASIHSNPRIAMEIFDRIIAELPNDEYEVASAHFWKVQCLEVLKRYADAMRECEEVLKFPQFENLTWQIRAKEPELRAVVQQMPR
- a CDS encoding DUF3795 domain-containing protein, producing the protein MTRMMSACGVLCSDCPAYHGGARGVAHQKRTVAAWQRIYHLNETVENISCGGCLGPDEELFHTSRTCKARHCCRTKGFGTCAECDVKECADLEKAQSLWDVVPDLGRNLSREEFVTYAQPYCDHRRRLTEARRALRRRAR
- a CDS encoding TlpA family protein disulfide reductase, with product MIGQATPSGPSSNCGDWLAIAHYQLGLVLMYEGSDKRKDELFTRAHDEMTKALAAFANFPAAVFADGQVLARLRQDEAAKAQFERFVKMRPAGDVDRQRALRYISQPELARARMAPPFAVTTLDGQRVSLDDLKGKVVLVDFWATWCGPCRAALPHLRKIADSFQGQPLVVLSVSLDSDEQKWKEFISKNRMTWLQCRDGGFTGPVAKLFGVEAIPHTFTIDADGVLQDEHIGDASIEGKLKKLVRQAQEAQSAQKPGQ
- a CDS encoding PadR family transcriptional regulator produces the protein MSKPTDLVQGTLDLLILKTLALEPMHGWGIAQRIRQVSMEVLQVHQGALYPALHRLEQSGWIRAKWGESDNNRRAKYYSLTAAGRKYLEQEQANWHRLAAAIGLVLETT
- a CDS encoding ABC transporter permease; protein product: MMRWIYKLPLRLRSLLRKDSVEEELGDELGFHLEKLVEENVAKGMTPEEARHAARRELGGVEQIKEECRDTRRVNYIEDFIHDVRYGVRQLRRSPGFTAVAVVTLALGIGANTAIFSVVNAVLLRPLPYKDPSQLVWATERFAFNHGAATAVSPDFIGWKENNRVFQQIGAFGGGVGANMTRAGEPLRVSVTNVTTELFPMLGVQPIVGRTFLSSEGRQGQEHVALLNEMLWRGRFGAEPAIVGKTVQLDGTGYTIVGVMPASLRYPRADVWTPFALNGEAFSPQSPRLTLLTVIGRLKGGTTPGQAESNLQLIAEQMNRQYPAQAARFRSNVRVEVIRLHELLVQNVRSLLLILLAAVGFVLLIACANVANLLLSRGVARRREMAVRGALGARRLRLVRQLLTEGSVLAAAGGGLGVVAGFWAADLLKQLIPPNLPSNIRLDPQILLFVVGLASLAVILFGLAPAVITSHTHVSGALKEAGQGAGGSRNTHRFRGLLLVGEIALAYVLLMGAGLLARSFVRLTEVDLGFEPRHLLVATVQRPRTIGFDAPQHAAFYREVLERVRALPGVDGAAVTTHYPLGSIQNATLALNIQGAGIVHPAHVISVAAISPDFFQTMGIPLLKGRSFGDRDSQDAPRAVVLNESLAREAFKENNPLGQRISFGAPGAPWCEVVGVVSDTRNSALDKSPLQEIYVPYAQQPSFLMSVLIRTTGDPASLVGAVRKTVQAVDKNQPLSEVVTMDGILAEAVAPQWFKMILLGLFSLLALILAAVGIYGLISYTVIQRTNEIGVRLAMGAEPRDVLKLVVGQGLNLTMLGVALGWAGALALTRFLSSFLYAVKPTDPLTYIAVTLALTVVGLFASLIPALRATGVDPAVALRYE